From Plasmodium malariae genome assembly, chromosome: 4:
GCATATCCATagttacatatgtatacttatacatttttacagATGTATGCGTACTGTACTTATGTTCCTACTTGTTTAAGTAAATGTGTACCTATTTATATGCCCATTTATACATCTATTCGTAAACTCttttgtatgtttgtatacattcaaaataaaattaaatctAACAATTAACAGAACAAAgatcttaatttttaatttttgggGTGCAAGGTATACatggatataaaaaaaataataaaaagaaaattaaaaattaaaagaaaaaaaaaaaaaaaattgttactACAAATTTCAGTAAACCTGGGAAAAAACATCACACATGCAacgaatataaaaaaaaaaggtgcactccatatgtatatgcatatacatacatgcaacATGcataacatatatgtatatatatacatatatatatatacaacacACGTAAGTGCATTTACGCAAAAAAGTTCAGTAAAACAGAGTTATAATGGTTAAAGCTAAGAGcgaggtaaaaaaaaaaaaaaaaaaaaagaaaaaaaaaaaaaaaaaaaaaaaaaggtggtAAGGAGGTGTTAATTCAAAAGGcaaataaaaggaataaaaaaattctatgCATTTATAGTGCATAATGTATTTACTActcatacatgtatatatatgggtatacatacatgtcctattattcatatgtttatatgagTATATTACACATACACGATACACATACttttatgtatgcatttacTCGTGTGTACACTGGTTTTCATGCAAAAATACCAGATGAAACTGGatcaaaaatggaaatattttaaataaacagCCAACAGTTGTATTCATGTAgggatataaaaaattaggcATAAAGAAATTAAAGGGGTAAAGGCCTATATGGGGAGGAAGTGGAAAAATGACGAATTGCAAAAAAGGGACGAAATGGATTATCAgcgaaataatgaaaagtataatgagaaaaaaaaaaaaaaaaaaaaaaagtaaacaaacaaacaaacatattaatcattaaataataacattgaaaaaaacaggaaggtattaaaaaaaaaaattagcatattattatattagcatattattatattagcatattatcatattagcatattatcatattagcataatatcatattagcatattatcatattagcacatttttatattaacatatgaaCATAATATCACATGAACATAATATCACATGAACATATTATCACATGAACATAATAGCACATGAACATATGATCACATGAACATATGATCACATGAACATATGATCACATGAGCATATGATCACATGAGCATATGATCACATTAGCATATTAACAAActaataaattaaacaaattaacaaaataacaaattaaaaaaattaaacatatgaataaaaaattttataaagaatTGAAGATTTATAAAGCAATGAAGGCGGATCGAAACAATTAGCAATGGGAAGGCCTAAATTGGAACCATACAACATGAGTGGACAGATATTCACGTGCACACaaatacatgcacatatgtagATACGCCCATATGTAGATACGCACATATGTAGATACgcacatacatgtatacccCCACACACAAACACACACACACGTGGAATCACAAATTGCCCCCACAGGAATACCGAAACACCAAGTAACCGACCATCTGCCATTTCCACCAACTTATTTGTTTGGAACACACCACTAGAAATGTAAATAACGCATgtacatttttgtaaatgtatgtatatatatattatatatgtacatgcgcACGCATGTTCGTCCCCACTATCAACAGCCCAGTGTTCCACCCTAATTGTTCAAAGGTACACACGAAAAACCAGACAAGGCATTCTTTGATATCAGATAATTAATAAAGCCTTCCAAATTATACTTATGACTTTTCCACACAATAAATCTCTTCCTTTCTGAAAGCATAGAATTTACTTTTTCCTGTACACGTTCTTGTACATCGTCTAAAGGTATATCTACATTTTCAATTATATCAGAATGTTTGATTACTTcgatttttgtaattttcaaATCCTTCACAAATATATCACTTATATAATTAGGTATCTTGTTGTGATTACATGTAGCACCAATGGTTATGGAAAAGGTTGGGGTACTTCCTATTAAAAATGCATAAGTACTGATAGGGCAGAAATTTGTTccaatacataattttaaaaataatggacCAATTATATGCTTAAAATGACCttctaaatttaaataatatttccccttatcataaaaaaaatttaaattttcgaCATTTATTGAACTTATTCCTTGTAAAAATAAGAGAGTTGCATGATAGAATGTTTTCTCTTCATGATATATACGTCCTACATTATAACATGGTTCTTTAGCAAGATATTTCTTCGTTCTACACTTACCTATGCTGTTTGGTATTAACGCATAAAAATTCGATGATTTGAAAAATGTATTCAATGTTTTATTCACTGACTGCATATCGAATCTAAGtaccttttctttttcgaaAAAGGTCATTAtagatattataaatatacaaataaacaaaatggtGTGAATGAATATGAACAATTTTGTCATTACATCTCCTCCTCCTGCTCCTCCACttcctttctttttccttttcctctTTTCCAATTGGAATAACAGAATTGATTTAATCGGTATGATGTTCTTTAAACAACTCCTTTGCTCGTTTTTTGTTGTCGACATTCCGTCCTCTGTCCGTAGCTGTTGCTTCTGCTCCTTCTCGGGGGGTATTGACTGGGATTGCAATTTAGCTTCATCATCACGATCGCGGTTCCGCTTAGAATGCGTGCGGCTCGAATCCCGTGGGGGGCCAGCACCGCTTTCCACCTTTTGATCTCTTTCCACATAGGACAAAGCATCCCCTTCCCTTCCCTCGTTCTGACTGCACAACAAAGCACTATTATTAACGAAACACTCATTAGCCTCGTTGTTCCTACTTGTATTATGTGTCAAATGCCGCTTGGAATTATTAGTTTCCATAAAGTTTAACTCATTCATTTCTTCATTGTCTATTCGAGTGTTTTGATAACCTATAAAGTATAAATCGTTATCATCCATTTGGTGTACTGTTTGAACAGTATCTGTATGTTCCTTTCTGGATGAATTCCTTTCACTACcactgttactattattgttattgttactgttattattattattattattacaattactGCTACTATTGTAGTAGTAATTCTTCACTTTAAATATGAAACCAAAAAAGTAGGAATATATTGGGACTTGCCAATTCTCCTGTTTCTGAATATTCAAATCTACTATTTCACTATGTctgtttttttcaaataacaAAATTCTTTTCTTGGTTTTATccaatttgtttatatacaaTTTCCACTGccttacataaatatttatagaaaaGCAAATCAAAccatatataacaaataataaaaatttacaaaattttaccttattactactatataatatttgtatattcaaATTATGAGTATGCTTCACTATTTgataaaatgttaataatgcGATAGAAATAATTTCCCCTAAAGAGAGATGAAGAActaatgaacatatataggaaaaaaaaacagataaacaaaaataaaggttcaaaattttacaatatataaaactagTATTTATATCTTCACTTTTAC
This genomic window contains:
- the PmUG01_04017500 gene encoding conserved Plasmodium protein, unknown function, whose amino-acid sequence is MMVFLNSTYSMCKDFIVRKLSISRKTKIFIINNFLFLSFILFYISYYFFINGIINPAVKIVFHGSIISDNTMVYENSILESIWLLFTNGSYFNMALLLFFSIIIPILKFIMVSDNFYSFFKLYNLSLKHEEEEKEEDEEDIFFINTINENEQYILKKFSILSSISRFQFVDVLISLFIVSSLNLYLLEARILIGAYHFLNYCVLSTISSFFLLTLTSVKIRIFKKGNIKIYSRPSEKMGDDNSPNSTICNTENDSNKLARNRMQSGIDDMLCSYNGAGEEENQVQRKKEEGTSPSEDGSRGRSKGKGKRVSKDAETIGKSSMGNGKGSNDKEEARKGISGSSGQKRNDKEASYKGNSGSGRRKRSEEEGGGADGRKGKTNIFTHINDKNNLEHEKYEKQLLCYNKLQTLSNISHFYKIMKNNDAYIYLKKKKFNSLLKTNCQKSPLNIIKLSYGLFLFLYLCLCIYLITVVECSMVGIYIYLSYFNFNIEGILIDFIDMLNILKLKINRQYIYPFFIMFPFIFPLIIAISFFLSVLFMNLYYVNFSLWYKKVCALNDELVFDPEIGDNQKMTVSERYNYLYIKKEIEKNDKLSNTSDDLSSPNNSTISSSKSEDINTSFIYCKILNLYFCLSVFFSYICSLVLHLSLGEIISIALLTFYQIVKHTHNLNIQILYSSNKVKFCKFLLFVIYGLICFSINIYVRQWKLYINKLDKTKKRILLFEKNRHSEIVDLNIQKQENWQVPIYSYFFGFIFKVKNYYYNSSSNCNNNNNNNSNNNNNSNSGSERNSSRKEHTDTVQTVHQMDDNDLYFIGYQNTRIDNEEMNELNFMETNNSKRHLTHNTSRNNEANECFVNNSALLCSQNEGREGDALSYVERDQKVESGAGPPRDSSRTHSKRNRDRDDEAKLQSQSIPPEKEQKQQLRTEDGMSTTKNEQRSCLKNIIPIKSILLFQLEKRKRKKKGSGGAGGGDVMTKLFIFIHTILFICIFIISIMTFFEKEKVLRFDMQSVNKTLNTFFKSSNFYALIPNSIGKCRTKKYLAKEPCYNVGRIYHEEKTFYHATLLFLQGISSINVENLNFFYDKGKYYLNLEGHFKHIIGPLFLKLCIGTNFCPISTYAFLIGSTPTFSITIGATCNHNKIPNYISDIFVKDLKITKIEVIKHSDIIENVDIPLDDVQERVQEKVNSMLSERKRFIVWKSHKYNLEGFINYLISKNALSGFSCVPLNN